The Nitrospira sp. SG-bin1 genome has a window encoding:
- a CDS encoding calpastatin, whose translation MTDKCHLQRFLDAQAPVYDTVLAELRAGRKSSHWIWFIFPQIAGLGHSAMAQQFAITSLDEAKAYLQHPVLGQRLRECTQLVMNVEGRSAEEIFSYPDNLKFRSCMTLFMTATTDNALFNAALLEYFDGKPDQLTMNVLARHNMPRC comes from the coding sequence ATGACTGACAAATGCCATCTCCAACGCTTCCTCGACGCCCAAGCGCCCGTCTACGACACCGTCCTCGCTGAGCTCCGAGCTGGGAGAAAGTCTAGCCACTGGATCTGGTTTATCTTTCCGCAGATCGCTGGTCTCGGTCACAGCGCAATGGCACAGCAGTTCGCCATCACGTCGCTCGATGAGGCCAAGGCCTACCTCCAGCACCCTGTCTTAGGTCAAAGGCTCCGAGAATGTACGCAGCTTGTTATGAATGTAGAGGGGCGCAGCGCTGAGGAGATCTTCTCCTACCCGGACAATCTGAAATTCCGATCCTGCATGACCTTGTTCATGACCGCCACCACCGACAACGCCCTCTTCAACGCCGCCCTGCTCGAATACTTCGACGGCAAGCCCGACCAACTGACGATGAACGTCTTGGCCCGGCACAACATGCCACGGTGCTAG